From Mauremys reevesii isolate NIE-2019 linkage group 10, ASM1616193v1, whole genome shotgun sequence, the proteins below share one genomic window:
- the LOC120374123 gene encoding nascent polypeptide-associated complex subunit alpha, muscle-specific form-like translates to MGSFLPLLALLGAAGGAGSLEERESCGGIIDVISAANGTIHLPAVKGPLAPTRTCTWVIAALPSEAVRVEIKAPEAAAHPNLSVRFEGSPGEGAGREGPVDIAHSFLLKGQGRTVIRGSLDSSLTFTYWVVVDWCARLALCCSVVGSAQTCLCPGNSTGERCRTGVDALESLREGVGQVASQEATVKLRGAVLSAAAERLRSTSTAAPGTRLALHQSPAAWPAGTAESPGDALSNAAPVPRGPWLGRRRNRPLAQEGAPTERVEPPVTAAAAEHWEKARDPGVRTRPSAAAKGTPAGRTDSPLFSARSQFKAANPTSVPLPGTVPLGNLRAKEPTSLGGSSSDIESPTVSPGSAARDRAPSSTSAVTEPVYPSGESVLTTGPSDPEPWSMETPDAALALSKTRTETSRGRAAGAQKPVTLLPPSVPVASPAPRASAGGSGAQHFGGGKRALGTAHREAAVTAELDFTDLGLGARLPSPTEGSGTLLRGQTELAMRAAASTPCDSLETSQTPALQPNGRESLTWRPGGKAQPATETGGTPVHTPDSGLTEPLATTARSAPGLHSSTPRRVPLGSPGPEDALGHTLVYAGSEKSPGHRGVDGVPKNMDLSPSSDVRTEGDPQAVSWAESLPGASPDRMPSVYAGTPRPLGNLTAPAPSPGSAQPPAPAEQLSTGAGVSHPTAAGQEIGGLSEHAPEPSLSTPAPALEQLSSAFWTPAWLPETPAERPREPGTGESRSTVSAVPGTAVSVGTSSQPPVSRTHGAKQPSLAPAPVVAVTTQEGVFPGASSGDAVPHGPGTVRATTPLGFQPPPASQPAGAATPAATLQRGSTALSPTEPPDPHGTGLSSPFPFEKDVSGSAALGLAELSLATTQSPSWDTATTNATVATSSLASASWRGGTERLGQWVTAPPAWATQAGSELGNSSQATDATPPSGAGGSFPSSSPTPPIPELTLTSESAGAPAGSRRPWPPLAATSRAWGAAGRDPVSSARMHVPFASTQLRAAMPPVTPGPAGVTDGQPPAVTTKGARGRAQSVFVVEDQPPLLKATLLRVPCELALEMDFVGAFQTPASHAHRSLVQSFNETVAPLFAAVPGFQRLEVTRIREGSVVLEYDALFAAERLRGQAQGLGALLNRTVLSGATRSGLHVASAPVLWNVVLERQLDLCTMLFSCHAGFECISSGAGNASCTSMCHRDYCKNHGICTHAHDHEPVCQCPTGSDYWFMGPRCDYKVTQQSLLGVACGVLLSVALLGVAVACLVLRRFKALLLEARVDQTKSSYRRFCRLDDVSAQYWSQSWLASANSLDNPGFSNSEELLHLQMLDNSCCSCKDDTMVADSYKQRTTPIRTVCRPSFHYDWDTSSSSINDPMIDSGKASDISVSSWPMEPVQWTPFPILHPLSRQRPPKASRRPHSYCEGMELVNLERSWTA, encoded by the exons ATGGGCAGCTTCCTCCCGCTCCTGGCCCTGCTGGGCGCGGCGG ggggtgctggctctTTGGAGGAACGTGAGAGCTGTGGAGGCATCATAGACGTGATCAGTGCAGCTAATGGGACCATCCACTTACCAGCAGTCAAGGGCCCTCTAGCACCCACCAGAACCTGCACCTGGGTGATAGCAGCGCTGCCCTCTGAGGCAGTACGCGTGGAAATCAAAGCCCCGGAGGCTGCTGCTCATCCCAACCTCAGTGTGCGCTTTGAaggtagcccaggggaaggggccgGCAGGGAGGGGCCCGTGGACATTGCCCACAGCTTTCTTCTGAAGGGACAAGGCAGAACCGTGATCAGAGGGAGCCTGGATTCCAGTCTCACTTTCACTTACTGGG tGGTTGTGGATTGGTGCGCACGGCTGGCCCTTTGCTGCTCCGTGGTGGGATCGGCACAGACCTGTCTCTGCCCTGGGAACTCAACGGGGGAACGCTGCCGGACAG GTGTGGATGCCCTGGAGTCTCTGCGGGAAGGTGTTGGGCAGGTGGCATCACAAGAGGCCACGGTGAAGCTGAGGGGGGCTGTGTTATCTGCAGCTGCCGAGCGTCTCCGCAGCACCAGCACTGCAGCCCCGGGCACTCGCCTTGCTCTCCACCAGAGCCCTGCGGCCTGGCCTGCCGGCACTGCCGAGAGCCCTGGAGATGCGCTGAGTAATGCTGCCCCCGTGCCCCGAGGGCCGTGGCTGGGCAGGAGAAGGAACAGGCCCCTGGCTCAGGAGGGAGCGCCCACTGAGCGTGTGGAGCCACCGGTCACTGCAGCAGCGGCTGAGCACTGGGAGAAAGCCCGCGACCCGGGAGTGCGTACGCGCCCGTCTGCTGCAGCAAAGGGGACGCCCGCTGGAAGGACCGACAGCCCCTTGTTCTCTGCAAGGTCTCAGTTCAAGGCAGCAAATCCCACGTCGGTGCCTCTCCCTGGGACAGTCCCTCTGGGAAACCTGAGGGCAAAAGAGCCCACttccctggggggcagcagctctgatATAGAGTCACCCACGGTGTCTCCTGGCTCTGCCGCCCGGGACCGGGCACCTTCCAGCACCTCTGCAGTAACGGAGCCAGTGTACCCCAGTGGAGAGAGCGTGCTCACGACAGGGCCCTCGGACCCGGAGCCGTGGAGCATGGAAACGCCGGATGCTGCTCTCGCCCTGAGTAAAACCAGGACGGAGACCAGCCGGGGCCGTGCTGCGGGCGCACAGAAGCCAGTAACCTTGCTGCCTCCCTCTGTGCCCgtggccagccctgctcccagggcaagcgcaggaggcagtggggctcagcaCTTTGGAGGAGGGAAGCGGGCGCTGGGGACGGCACACAGGGAAGCTGCCGTTACTGCGGAGTTGGACTTCACTGACCTGGGCCTAGGAGCCAGGCTGCCGAGCCCCACAGAGGGCTCTGGCACCCTGCTGCGAGGACAGACGGAGCTCGCCATGCGCGCTGCAGCCTCCACACCGTGCGACTCTCTGgaaaccagccagacacctgcTCTGCAGCCCAACGGCCGGGAGAGTCTGACCTGGCGGCCGGGGGGCAAAGCTCAGCCAGCCACAGAGACCGGCGGGACCCCAGTGCACACCCCAGACAGCGGCCTGACAGAGCCGCTCGCCACAACAGCTCGCTCTGCTCCAGGACTCCATTCCAGCACCCCTCGCAGGGTGCCCCTGGGAAGCCCCGGGCCTGAGGATGCCCTGGGCCATACGCTGGTGTATGCTGGCTCTGAGAAGTCGCCAGGGCACAGAGGTGTCGATGGAGTCCCAAAAAACATGGACTTGTCTCCCTCCAGTGACGTGCGCACAGAGGGGGACCCTCAGGCAGTGTCCTGGGCTGAGTCACTCCCCGGGGCTTCCCCAGACAGGATGCCAAGTGTCTACGCGGGGACCCCGAGGCCTTTGGGCAACCTCACAgcacctgccccatcccctggctcGGCCCAGCCCCCAGCGCCAGCTGAGCAGCTCAGCACGGGGGCCGGTGTCTCTCACcccacagctgctggccaggagatCGGGGGTCTCAGTGAGCACGCCCCGGAGCCTAGCCTGTCgacaccagccccagccctggagcagctctCGAGTGCCTTCTGGACTCCAGCCTGGCTCCCCGAAACCCCTGCTGAGAGGCCTCGAGAGCCTGGCACAGGGGAATCCCGCAGCACGGTCTCAGCCGTGCCCGGTACAGCTGTGTCTGTGGGCACGTCCTCCCAGCCTCCTGTCTCCCGCACTCACGGGGCCaagcagccctccctggctcctgccccagtCGTGGCAGTGACAACTCAGGAGGGAGTGTTCCCGGGAGCCTCCAGTGGGGACGCTGTGCCCCATGGCCCTGGCACCGTGCGAGCCACCACTCCTCTGGGCTTTCAgcctccgccagccagccagcctgctggaGCGGCTACACCGGCAGCCACTCTGCAGAGAGGATCCACAGCGCTCAGCCCAACAGAGCCCCCCGACCCCCACGGGACCGGGCTGAGCTCCCCATTCCCCTTCGAGAAGGATGTTTCAGGGTCTGCTGCCCTGGGACTCGCAGAGCTCAGCTTGGCCACCACCCAGTCTCCATCGTGGGACACGGCGACCACTAATGCCACGGTGGCAACGTCCTCATTGGCATCTGcaagctggaggggagggaccGAGAGGCTGGGCCAGTGGGTAACAGCCCCCCCGGCCTGGGCTACGCAGGCTGGGTCTGAACTGGGGAATTCCAGCCAAGCCACTGATGCAACACccccgagcggggcgggggggagctttCCGAGCAGCAGCCCTAcgccccccatcccagagctgacACTAACCTCTGAGAGCGCTGGGGccccagctggcagcaggagACCCTGGCCCCCGCTGGCAGCCACCTCGAGGGCATGGGGTGCAGCTGGTAGGGATCCCGTGAGCAGTGCCAGGATGCATGTCCCCTTCGCCAGCACGCAGCTCAGGGCAGCGATGCCGCCAGTGACTCCTGGCCCCGCTGGCGTGACAGATGGGCAGCCCCCCGCTGTCACCACCAAGGGTGCCCGTGGCAGGGCACAGAGCGTGTTCGTTGTGGAAGACCAGCCTCCTCTTCTCAAAG CGACCCTTCTCCGCGTGCCCTGCGAACTCGCGCTGGAGATGGACTTCGTTGGCGCCTTCCAGACTCCCGCGTCGCATGCGCATCGCAGCCTGGTGCAGAGTTTCAATGAGACG GTGGCGCCCCTCTTCGCGGCTGTGCCGGGATTCCAGCGCCTGGAAGTGACGAGGATCAG ggAAGGCAGCGTGGTGCTGGAGTACGATGCCCTCTTCGCTGCGGAGCGGCTGCGTGGGCAGGCGCAGGGCTTGGGAGCCCTTTTAAACCGGACGGTGCTGTCGGGTGCCACCCGCTCGGGTCTCCACGTCGCCAGTGCCCCCGTGCTGTGGAACGTGGTGCTGG AGAGGCAGCTGGATCTGTGCACGATGCTCTTCTCGTGCCACGCCGGCTTTGAGTGCATCAGCAGTGGGGCCGGCAATGCCAGCTGCACGTCCATGTGCCACAGAGACTACTGCAAAAACCACGGCATCTGCACGCACGCACACGACCACGAGCCCGTGTGCCA GTGCCCCACTGGCAGCGACTACTGGTTCATGGGCCCGCGCTGCGATTACAAGGTGACCCAGCAGAGCCTGCTGGGCGTGGCCTGCGGGGTGCTGCTGAGCGTGGCCCTGCTGGGCGTGGCCGTCGCCTGCCTGGTGCTCCGGAGGTTCAAGGCGCTGCTCCTGGAGGCCAGGGTTGATCAGACcaaaagcag CTACCGCCGGTTTTGTCGCCTTGATGATGTGTCAGCTCAATACTGGTCTCAGTCTTGGCTCGCCTCTGCTAATTCCTTGGACAACCCAGGCTTCAGCAACTCTGAGGAGCTGCTCCACTTACAGATGCTAGACAACAGTTGTTGCAGCTGTAAGGATGACACTATGGTCGCAGACAGCTACAAGCAGCGGACCACACCTATCAGAACAGTTTGCAGGCCCAG CTTTCACTATGACTGGGACACAAGTTCTAGTAGCATAAATGATCCCATGATTGACTCTGGAAAAGCCAGTGATATTTCTGTGTCAAGCTGGCCAATGGAACCAGTTCAGTGGACACCCTTTCCAATTCTACATCCTCTTTCCAGACAACGGCCG CCCAAAGCTAGTAGGCGACCTCATTCCTACTGTGAGGGGATGGAACTGGTCAATCTTGAAAGAAGCTGGACAGCCTAA